The following are encoded in a window of Drosophila simulans strain w501 chromosome 3L, Prin_Dsim_3.1, whole genome shotgun sequence genomic DNA:
- the LOC27206224 gene encoding uncharacterized protein LOC27206224, giving the protein MFAEAALVSNFNGMPEKKSLTGASTNLKKLLKTIKKIFKNSKPSKEIPISNIIYSCNTDEEHQNWLNEQLETKATSLLC; this is encoded by the coding sequence ATGTTCGCCGAAGCCGCTCTAGTTTCCAACTTCAATGGAATGCCAGAGAAGAAATCTCTCACCGGCGCCTCCACCAACCTGAAGAAGCTGCTGAAGACCATCAAGAAGATCTTCAAGAACTCCAAGCCTTCGAAAGAGATCCCGATCTCCAACATCATTTACTCCTGCAATACTGATGAGGAGCACCAGAATTGGCTCAACGAACAACTTGAGACCAAGGCAACCAGCCTTTTGTGCTGA
- the LOC27206223 gene encoding uncharacterized protein LOC27206223, translating into MFAEAALVSNFNGVPEKKSLTGASTNLKKLLKTIKKIFKNSKPSKEIPISNILYSCNTEEEHQNWLNEQLEAMAIHLLH; encoded by the coding sequence ATGTTCGCCGAAGCCGCTCTTGTTTCCAACTTTAATGGAGTGCCAGAGAAGAAGTCTCTCACCGGCGCCTCCACCAACCTGAAGAAGCTGCTGAAGACCATAAAGAAGATCTTCAAGAACTCCAAGCCTTCAAAAGAGATCCCGATCTCCAACATCCTTTACTCCTGCAATACTGAGGAGGAGCACCAGAATTGGCTCAACGAACAACTGGAGGCCATGGCAATCCATCTCCTCCACTGA